One Pseudomonadota bacterium genomic window carries:
- the holB gene encoding DNA polymerase III subunit delta', translating into MWSKIVGHKRQIEELRRSLESARLPNAYVFAGPAGVGKRLAADAFAAALLCPEAPSRGHDACGECLSCRKLASGNHPDFFLLEPEESERGAVTSIKTDPVRELMQRLIFKPLEAQAKVAIIDGADRLMPQAANSLLKTLEEPPERTHFILVTPLPHRLLPTIRSRCRLVAFSPLGEEELAAALVRRRSMEPAEATRIARLAGGSMGLALRLEPEFVAEVLGRFLPLFSRASSSDIMEAAQAFAAQGPERLPLVFDILMSLCRDMLRVKATGSAGLAIHPEAEALAGRLAESKLMRAIEGINGARIASETAANKQLMFEDLLFTLTS; encoded by the coding sequence ATGTGGTCCAAGATAGTCGGACACAAGAGGCAGATAGAGGAGCTCAGGCGCTCGCTGGAATCGGCGAGGCTCCCTAACGCCTACGTCTTCGCGGGGCCTGCGGGCGTCGGCAAGAGGCTTGCGGCGGACGCGTTCGCGGCCGCGCTCCTCTGCCCGGAAGCGCCATCGCGCGGCCACGACGCCTGCGGCGAATGCCTCTCGTGCCGCAAGCTCGCCTCCGGCAACCACCCCGACTTTTTCCTGCTGGAGCCCGAGGAGTCGGAGCGGGGTGCCGTTACCAGCATAAAGACAGACCCGGTCAGGGAGCTGATGCAGAGGCTCATTTTCAAGCCGCTCGAGGCTCAGGCCAAGGTCGCGATCATCGACGGCGCGGACAGGCTCATGCCGCAGGCGGCCAACTCGCTGCTCAAGACGCTCGAGGAGCCCCCGGAGCGGACCCACTTCATCCTCGTCACGCCGCTCCCACACAGGCTGCTGCCCACGATAAGGTCCCGCTGCCGGCTCGTCGCATTCTCCCCCCTCGGCGAGGAGGAGCTCGCAGCGGCCCTCGTCCGGCGCCGCTCGATGGAGCCTGCGGAGGCGACCAGGATAGCCCGCCTCGCCGGCGGGAGCATGGGGCTCGCCCTCAGGCTCGAGCCGGAATTCGTGGCCGAGGTGCTGGGTCGCTTCCTGCCCCTCTTCTCCAGGGCATCCAGCTCCGACATAATGGAGGCGGCCCAGGCGTTCGCCGCGCAGGGCCCGGAGAGGCTCCCGCTGGTCTTTGACATCCTCATGAGCCTCTGCAGGGACATGCTGCGCGTGAAGGCGACGGGCAGCGCCGGGCTCGCGATACACCCCGAGGCGGAGGCCCTCGCGGGCCGCCTTGCCGAATCGAAGCTTATGCGGGCAATCGAGGGGATCAACGGGGCGAGGATCGCCTCCGAGACCGCCGCAAATAAACAGTTGATGTTTGAGGATCTTCTGTTTACGCTGACTTCCTGA